aataatttaaatatattatttagttCAACGTCAGCATGCATTCAGAGTCCCagaaagaaataagtaaaaagaagcttatttttgttgtgttgctAACAACTTGTCTAGAGAAGTAATTATGCCACATCTTCAAAGAATACTTACATTttgcaataatttatttattattgtagtCTTGGCAATTACGTaggttttttcttacaaatagaATTTATCAAATTATCACACACAAACTCATCTGGGGTTGGttgaagataaaaaaaacttaaaatttgtatttttgttttgattatctTGTtgactgtcattttgacatttcaattttgtaaatgaaGTTTATATGTCATAGAGTTGCGAGAAATATATAGTTATATGGATGGAAACCATGGATATTTTCGAACCGTTTCACTGGTATCCGGTTGTTAGAGCACtgccaattaaaaattgttcggtTTATATTcgcaattcttttttaaatattttcgcaAACACTTGTAAAAGTCTcttcaaacaacttttttagagCATTGGTCAAATAATATGCTAACAAAGTGAATAACGTGGTTTAGAGACACTATTTTACATTTCTCTTCAAACTTCTCGTATTGTGCGTAACAAAAGcataaatatattaaacataAGGACACTCCGTACTTTCTTTGTTAAAAAcagataattttgacatttctgctATATTACAATTAATCAAACTtacattagttttttataaaatctgtGTAGGTCTAAGTAGAAGTATATGTGCCAAGAAACTTATTGGATGGATGACAATTAAAGTATTAAAAGAACTATCGTTTAGCTTCCATACAAAATTCTCTCCAGAACTTAGCCAGTCTTAAGTTTAGCCAAGTTGTACGGAGCTCTATCTTAAATCTTTTCTTATTGTTTGTTCGTGTGCATTAATGAGCTGACAAAATTATGTGGGCTGAAAAATGGCTTTATTTCGAGACAAATTTTGACAGATTATTTAAGGTCGTAGCTAAAGGGAAGAATAGTCGGGAAAGAATCTTCTTATAAAGTTTGTTTCAACTGATAGAAAATGGTATTTCTAATATAAATGCACGTACCCACActttatagtgtttttttttaactaaaacataCTCGAAAACGAAGCGGGACAGTTGccctccgccggtttacctctgccagtttacctctgACAGTTTACCATCGCCGGCTTACCTCCGGTCAGTGTAATTCCAGAGCAGGTAAGGTAGTTTAATCAGTTTCAAAAGTaccttttaattgaaaacttttgacatttagttttgtgttgtttattattttcattcttcATGAAATGAATTATGGCACTtccaaaacgttttttttataaataaaaatattcatttgatatttaagtaagtttttgtatttttttgttgttttgtttgaatatttaacaGAATTCAATCATTTTAGGGACAATCCTCTATCCTCTAAAAAGTAGGTGAATTTCAGTCCAGTAGgttaagtaaaaattgtttaaaataaataaactttctgCCGAGTGGCGCTATAATATAAAACGCCAAGAGCAGTAAGATTAGGCCTTGCATTACCAAAGAAGCACCCTGTGAGCAAAATAAGATACATTTCAAACTACCTTACCTGCTCTGGAGGTAAACCGTCCAGAGGTTAaccggcggtggtaaactgtccAGAGGTAATTTGGCAGAGGTAAACTGGGAGAGGTAAACCGGCGATTCAAAACGGCCCTTTTATCTATGTTAGAGTATactgtattttaatttaaagggtGGTTatattttaagggccgatgttagttttgaataaaaacacaaattatttaaggaatgtttgtcatttctttttattatgataataatgATAGGGTTCAACTCTGTATAAAACAAAGTGTGGCAAGTGTCTTTtttaaaccacatatcgtccacatccatatcttccaatttgggccataaaatGACAGCGATCACCAttcacaataacttccttacCAGCTTCATTTTGGAAGAAATACGACCCGAtgattatcatattttgcccAAAATGTGCTTCGACACAGAAGAtgatttgtttttcgaaaatttatcaTTCACTGTTGCCAATTTTTGTCACCATTCTGACTACTGACGATGCTTAAATTGATCAAGAGtatttagttcttgagtcaattgcaccttgtaagCGTGTAAATGCAAGACTTATTGCGTAATGTTCATCAAATAGGAACATGCGAGGTTCAATTGTTTGGTACGACAACGAGCTGAGGTGGACGGCTCTTAATCCACACTAAAACGAACAGCAATATGTTTTGCAGTACGAGCTGGACGAGCGTATTTCATAATAAGCCTTAATAACTTTAACTCGTTGTTCGAAAGTGTATCTATCCATGGTTCGAACAGAATTAGTCTTAGATTAAGAAATTAATGAAATGCCGacaaaacttgacgtttaggtgtggttcacaaTAAACATcgtcaattaaaatttaacttaccTCTTTGtgtcataaaataaattgtattttatgtgTTTATATTTTCCAATGCTTAAATAACATGTATAGTTTCTGAGCCAAACAAATAGAGATCGAAAAATACGAAAACCACAAATTTAAGTTCTCTTAGTTTGGAACATGAGGGATAGTTTTCACAAAATCAATGGAATTTTCTACATATCTTTCTTCTGTCAAAATTTAGCTCAGGTTTGAGCTGAAATTGGAAAGGATAAGTAAATTTAAGCTTGAGTTGTGTACtacacttaaataaaaaaaaaacattgacaatAGGATTTTTCTGAGAGCAGAGcctgatttatttataaaacaaattaaagaacttaactgtcaaaagctttaaaattttatcatatgcttCTGTTAAAGTTGACACAACAGACTTGAAGTTAGACGTAGCTAGAGTTTTACTCTATTAATCTTTTTATTCAAAGCTGATAGAGTGCGCTCCGAACTATCTCTGCCACAAACCGAATAATCCGATATATCTGAGCTTAAAATCTTAGTTCTCATCCCTGAAAGTAGAAATTACACACcttatttaaataagtaaaataacatCCTTACTAATACAGGAGTAGTGCGATGCTAGTTAGTCCGGCAATGGTGAACACCCAACTTACAAACCACCGTTTTTTTAAaccccttttttttatttgtcaaaacttttataataatagaaaattattataaataaaaacaagttacccaacacctgtcaaacttagcTGTAATTTGAAGTGTCGttacattatttaaatatttgccaTTTACGATGATATATCGCTTTAAAATCCAACAACACGAAGTTAATTTAAACTTGATACGAAATTTGTCTCGCCCAAATCACAATTTTAAATCACTGACTTTTATTTCTGTTACTTCACACAAATTTGGAGTCAAAGTTTTTGTGATATTTACGCAGATTTTCAGagtaaaaaaatagtacttagTACACATGTAAATGAATTTTCACGTTGtttgcatttatatttataaaaaaatcgtacAAATTATAGCTATgcaatatttatgtaaaaaaacctATCAAAATAGGCAAGCTGACATTCTCAAATCAGCTGTTTGTCAAatgacaagaaaaataaaatgataaacatacaaaattaaataaaaactaaaacaattcgTATCTTAAATTGGGATTCATCCAATATAGAATGTACATCGGCAAGAAAACCCTTTGACTTAAATAAAAGTATCTTGTTACTTTTATATATATTCTTTACAAAAtctgtgtttatttttaatctctaaATTTGTTAATCTTAAGGATTTCTTCTCGGAGTCAgaataaaattactaaaatcaTTTAAGCTCTATGCAAAGTTGAGTATGATATATAAATGGAATTTTTGCTGTTATGAGTACATAACTCTTAATAATTATTTCCTCATGTAACAGCGGAATTAAATtacacaacaatatttttgttcatagtGTACAACAGAGAACACTTCCACAGTATGGCCAACTATGTATACcgcaaaactaaaaataaaccgattcaaaaaaatagttttggcatcacttcaacaatttgtttttctttccgtTCTGCAATTTCCAAACGTCAAGATGGCTGaggtaatttttctttaaaaatctttaaaaatatgtgcaatcccttaaagtttttaaattatattactcGAAATTGATAGTTTATTGTGCTTGCTcgagaaatttaataaaattttacccGTCATTATGAAATTCTTATCGGAATTGAAACTCATCCAAAAATGTCTCCAATTTCCAGGTTGATGAAACTCTTAAAAAGAAGCGTGCGTTCAAAAAGTTCACCTACCGAGGTGTTGACTTGGACCAACTTTTGGACATGCCAAAGTAAGTATTGAAAATTTGAGATAACTTGAGAATTGCTATACTAAACCCCTAATTTTGTTCTACAGCAACCAACTTGTCGAATTAATGCACAGCCGTGCTCGCAGGAGGTTCTCCCGTGGTCTTAAGCGCAAGCCAATGGCCCTTATCAAGAAATTGAGGAAGGCCAAGAAGGAGGCACCACCAAATGAGAAACCCGACATCGTCAAGACTCACTTGAGGAACATGATCATTGTTCCAGAGATGACCGGATCCATCATTGGTGTGTACAATGGCAAAGATTTCAGCCAGGTATGTTTTCAATTATATCTGTGATGTCCGAGAAAGATTTCTAATGgaatctatatattttttattttgcaggttGAAATCAAACCAGAAATGATTGGACACTACTTGGGAGAATTCTCCTTCACATACAAACCCGTTAAGCACGGTAGGCCCGGTATTGGTGCCACCCACAGCTCTAGGTTTATTCCACTTAAGTAAAAGAAATCATGGAGAACGTTTCATAGTTTTAATAAactaactttttataaaaagaaagtgcagttttaagtgtttttagtttttatttcgaaatactTGAGATTTTGTCTAAGCAGTGAGTTAAGAAGAAGCGGTACCCGGCttattcaaaatgaagtttATCTTCTCTTTGGAGTGAAATCTTAGGAATGCTGTTTTTCGCTTAGAAATTCAGTCCGAATTAATCAGAttccaattttgtttcaaatagtGCTAAGTTCGGAACTGATGTGAATCTTGTTATAACTTTCAAGAAAACATACCAGGGGATCCGTTTCATCGTAAAATCACACGATCACTTAAAGTTAAATTAGTCATGGACTTGTCGGAGGTCAAGCTTATTTCTAAACTTACCTTTTTTGCTCTTTAAGGATGTGTCTTGCTTTTAATCTAGAAATATCAGTGAAAGTAATTGCTCAAAGGTCAATGTGATTTAGatcatttcaaacaaaaacttcttTATAACAGTTCAACTTTACGCTACCGGGGAAGTAAAACAACCGTTTGCGTTGAACATTTAAGTTTCATATCTAACATCTTTTGCCGGTCAATTGGCTAGCTGAAGGAAGGGATTGTAATTGTAATGTTTAAGGCAATCATATTGTCTTGGCGGATTTAAGGCAggaatttaagttttgttacaaaGGTTTGACCAATTAAATTCAACCCGACTCGTAAAAtgtttaaaggttttaaaaggAAAACTAGTAAATAATTACCTATTTTTTAATTCGCAACATATCAGATAAAAATTAAGTTGCAAGTATCATCCTGGTCCTGCAAACACGACATGACTCAATaaatacctttttatttttggggcAATGATGCGCCTTTATGAAACTGaatgaaaatgtttattctACACTTTTAATATACGTCCTTTAAATTAGTTCGTTTAAGAAACTACATAAGTGTTTAGATAAGGAATAGTTTTTCCTATTAGTGAATGTCCCAGATGTATGTCGGCCTCATTTTGCTAAAGgtaaaaaagttttgagaacTACAAAGTAAATTAATAGTGATGTTAAAAGGAGTTACTTGTAGGTAATCGTtactttagttaatttttccaaagtaaTCGCTAATTTTGAATGATTACTTTgtgattacttaaaaaaaaaattaagcacgAAGAGAACACAatttcacttgtttttttttgttgagatattTCAAGGtcatgtagtacccgtggcattatagtttgtgcgttggactgtcatgccagaggtcttggattcgattccagcctatgccatctaaagtcttttcccgggtactgcctcttgcgaggaattgacaaattctccaagagtaactcttgtcatgaaaaagtgcttctcaaattagccgttcggattcggcatatggttgagagttgtgagtcactaggccctagttctcaacggactgttgcgccacccaatttattttttaatttcaaggtAATAGGGAGATTTTGATAAAACCTGAAACAGGaatctaaatcaattttttttgggtATGTGTAAGTATGTTCGTATATATCTTAATTACAAATCGGATGATACAATATCAttcgttttttgatttatttactttaagttACTTcaggattttaattttaaatatatttcttgatTTGAATATTCTTGTATTTGTTACGGAATACATCCAAATGCTACTGAAACTGATTACGTTTTCAGAAATAATCATATGGAAATGAAATATTGGTAAAGAGAGTGGTTCAAGAAGAGTTT
This window of the Eupeodes corollae chromosome 3, idEupCoro1.1, whole genome shotgun sequence genome carries:
- the LOC129950061 gene encoding uncharacterized protein LOC129950061 codes for the protein MAEVDETLKKKRAFKKFTYRGVDLDQLLDMPNNQLVELMHSRARRRFSRGLKRKPMALIKKLRKAKKEAPPNEKPDIVKTHLRNMIIVPEMTGSIIGVYNGKDFSQVEIKPEMIGHYLGEFSFTYKPVKHGRPGIGATHSSRFIPLK